The following proteins are co-located in the Fusobacteria bacterium ZRK30 genome:
- a CDS encoding carbohydrate ABC transporter permease produces MKSKQNSRVLLYIIGVLTSILFISPFYILIVNAFKTKRELFGSTLTLPKEWMLDNFKVALNKLSFLWIGKNFSMEGFFGSALFNSMFITITSTILIIIFSSMAAWILVRTKSKMSNIIFYMFIAAMLVPFQAVMLPLVAFMGRLGLQNRMGIIFMYLGFGSSFSIFLYHGFIKSIPVSLEEAARIDGCGPWKVFWKIIFPTLKPIHVTVSILNIIWIWNDFLLPQLMINKKGTQTIPLKMYLFFGGYSKQWHLAMAGLLIAVIPIIIFYFFAQKHIIEGVTAGSEK; encoded by the coding sequence ATGAAAAGTAAACAAAATTCGAGGGTATTATTATATATCATAGGAGTTCTGACGTCTATTTTATTTATATCACCATTTTATATATTGATAGTCAATGCTTTTAAAACCAAGAGGGAACTTTTTGGGAGTACTTTAACTCTGCCTAAGGAATGGATGCTGGATAACTTTAAAGTCGCGTTAAATAAATTATCATTTTTATGGATTGGGAAAAACTTCAGTATGGAAGGTTTTTTTGGATCGGCATTATTTAATTCGATGTTTATAACTATTACCAGTACAATTTTAATTATTATATTTTCTTCCATGGCTGCCTGGATCTTAGTACGGACAAAATCAAAGATGAGTAATATTATATTTTATATGTTTATTGCAGCGATGCTGGTACCATTTCAAGCTGTAATGCTGCCTTTAGTAGCTTTTATGGGCAGGTTGGGTTTGCAAAATAGAATGGGGATAATATTTATGTATCTGGGATTTGGCTCAAGTTTTTCTATATTTCTCTATCATGGATTTATAAAGAGTATTCCTGTATCCTTGGAGGAAGCAGCAAGGATTGACGGCTGCGGGCCTTGGAAAGTATTTTGGAAGATTATATTCCCTACTTTAAAGCCAATTCATGTGACTGTATCTATCCTAAATATAATTTGGATTTGGAATGACTTCTTATTGCCTCAGCTTATGATAAATAAAAAAGGAACCCAAACTATCCCACTGAAGATGTATCTTTTCTTTGGAGGATATTCAAAGCAATGGCATCTTGCCATGGCAGGGTTATTAATAGCTGTAATACCGATAATAATATTTTATTTCTTTGCACAAAAACACATTATAGAGGGAGTAACAGCAGGATCTGAAAAATAA